In Vespa velutina chromosome 1, iVesVel2.1, whole genome shotgun sequence, the genomic stretch CAGCGCACCAAATTTCACGTATTTATAATACTATGATTTGTAAAcattaataagtatataatacatattcacATATTTTACCACAAAGAGTTTAATGAATCCAATTGAATTGAATACCATTCAATTCAATGTTCACGTATTTTCTGTTGGATTTATAAACAGAGCTGTCAGAGCAAAAAGTAGAAATACCAATCCTCCAATAATAGTCACTATAAATAAACACacatcaaaatatttttagtatgagaataatttatatatgagatttatatatttatatatgagaaCAATCTTCATAatccaaaaaataaaagttattattacatttataaaatcagACTGCATGTTGTTCTAAACTATTATAAATCTTGtgattaacatttaatattttaattatgattgtTGTGTTAGAAAGATTTGGAAATGTTATAATGCGGaatgaaattatgaataaaactTTACCTGTTCGCACAGAAATTTTTTGTGCAATCATACGTCCACCTAATACAGCTAAGCCTGTACAAAATGAATGACCAAGAATACCACCAAATACAACTCCATAAACATCctaaaatatatcgttttttatatttatttaatataaaattatttatagaattaccacataatgaaaatctttctttctattttatatatatattattattataaaatacctCTCTTGCTGCAAGTATGATTGTTGTTAACTGTGAACGATCACCCCATTCTGCCAAAAAGGTGAGAGTAAATGcttgtaaaaatattcgagaaaGTACCATTAATGCAGAACGCTTAGTAGTTTTCCTTATAATACCACTTTCTGGATCCTGGACTAATGTGGttgatgtttctttttcatactaatagaaataataattatcatattaaacattaataataagaaaattgatttgtaCTAGTTGCTATTaatctttagaaaataatatttctgaaagatataataatacagcAATGTTAACACTTTTATACCTCATCTTCTCGTTTACGTAAATCTGATTGAACTTCTTCAAGTTCTTCTTGTGCTCCTGTTGGTGACATATAATATCCGTCTCTCAACATTTTTATACCAAATAAAGCAAAAAGTACTGttgaaatataatacgtataggTACGTGGAATTATAGTTGCCGCATATCCAAATATtactgaaaataaaaaaaaaactatatatgtCTACTGCATCAAAAggatatcattaaaaattttgacaagattttatagaaaatttatacggcatattttaaaagaaacgtgAGTATTTTCAATGGGAAAGAATACCTGATAATATAGTCATAAGAGCAAGAGCACTTATAGCTCCTATAAAAACAGTCAACCTAGGATGCTTCATTGCCATAATAGCGGCAATGAAGAAAGTTTTATCTCCTAATTCGGAAACAACAATGACAGACAGGGAAGCTACAAAAGCATGTAGGAGCCCAAGAGAGCCCTGAGGTTGAGTTGACGTTAAGTCTTCAActttctaaaattatttattattattagactaATTGTCATCTCATTAAACATATCTAATAGAAGTTGAACTTATATCTACCATTGTAGTTGCtgtaatttgtaatttgtCATCATAACGGTAATCATTTTGGGCTTGTGCgtaatcaaaatttaaataaatgattacaaaagaatataacaagtatttcattgtattataatttacgaCAGTCATGATAATGCTATAATCTATTATCAGATACTATGCGCACATACTGTTACCGCCACATCATTGAAGCACAAATCGCAAGCCtagacattattttttaatatagatgTCGTGCAATTCGCATCAGTATCACCAATATATTCTCATTCAATTAAAAAGGTACACATTGAATAGTAAAAATATctagattaaaataatttaatctagTAACGATTTGGTAATTCTGTATCCTATCcaaattaattaactattaGTTTGActtaaacttttttattatatttttgactcacagaatgtatttatttaaaaaactacgtagtaatagaataaaaatattaagaaatataattaaataatatatactttaatattatatacaagaaatataataaatttaataagtattttatcaaaatcaaAGTGAGCTTGAACAATTTATCTCTATAGGATCGTCAAAGTGACGAcactatcattattttttttttttttatatttctatttttgatGTTAACGAAAAGGCTCGTTTTCACTGCTTGTAAATTACTTGTATGAAATCACTGACAAAGTTTCATTGGTCGTTTCAACCTTGATCACGCGTCCATACCAATGTAAATTAGAAGAAGCGTACGCTTACACGCACATAAAGTTACGATCACGTCGTGATAAGTTGCTAGACGCTCGCAGTAATGGTATATGGGATCTGTTAACCTGTGATGTCGATacgtttgtttttaattttaaagcacttttattaaaattggaATGGCTGGTAAAGTGTGGAATTCAGAAATATGGAAAACATGGGATAAACATGGAAAAAATGATTTGTAAGTGGTTAAAACGCTGTAGCGCCAAAAGCGCGCCTGATTAATATTGAATTGATACTCGGTACTCTCTGAGAATTGATGGTTGCAACTTATCTCTCCTGTTTCTCGCTCTTCTGAAGAGTTAATTGTCAATTAACAACTGTTTGCAGCCTCAAGCTAATCAAGCACTTATTTAAGGAAGGCAACGCAGCAGGTAAGTTActttatgtttgtatgtacTTCAGATAGcctaaaacatatttttattacatctgGAAAGCATTCTCCTCTTACAAGCattgcacttttttttttataataaatatatcctttatagttcattttttaaatataatcattgcataaaaaattaattattatattatgctaattatatcaatataatataatgccaaaatttataatgtttttaatttataattatatttatttacaaatattgcttatttctcatattatattatactaatgtattataatatatacaatttgttGTGACAAAagcattaatataatttttttattttatgtttaaagAATGGAGAAGAGGATTGtacgaattaatttcaaatggaatccatggaaatataaaaaaggataatgtTATTGCTACATTAAGTGAAGTTACtgtaagtaatatttttatatatcataatttttattctattacaatgattattttaatctaaTCAATGGTAATAACATGTACGATATATTTTCAGAATATTGATTGGGCAATACCATCGGCAATAGtagatatatttactttaatcGATGCTGAAGTTCACACTGAAgacagaaataatttttattatattgtaaaagaatCAGAGAAGGTATTATAACGTgactaaaataattttcaccaTTGTTGTTAAgatataaattactttttattactaagatataaattaattttatatctttcaggTATTAACAGacagaataataaaagaacgtTTAGAAATTGAAACATTACAAGATGTaggaacattaaaaaatagaagttttcaaacaaaatttattaaagtaaaaacgaaattatagTACGTACATACcactaataaaatatattatataagtataatttttttggtTGGATAACATGTTCATGTTTATACaagtgtataataaaaatgctattttttttatgtttcatttcatatttcaGTTACAAACAACGaaagtttaatttatttcgagaAGAAAGCGAAGGCTATTCAAAACTTATTGTAGAATTAAATCAAGAACGTCCGGAAAGTGAAGTAGCATCAACATTAGAAATCGTGAAATCTCTGATTGGTATGATTATTATTCACTAAAACGTTTtcgcataaaaaataatttgatagaaataattaatgttttaatctaaaaaacaaatatagcTGAAAActcaaatatctttatttcagGATATTTCAACCTTGATCCTAATCGTGtacttgatattttattagaaacttttgaaaatCGATCAGAAGCCGATGcgttttttatatctttaattcGTTCATATATGAGCGATCAGCAAGTACTTTGTGAAGTTTTAGGATTTAAATATAGCTCTACTATCAGTGCAACTCCATTTTCCTTGCAAAAACTTACTGCGCTCATGCTTCAGCATTCTGTAATACAATTGGATGATATGCTTCCTTGGCTAGTGCCAGATGATGAGACTATTATTAAAGAACACGAACAAGCAATGAAACAGGCTAAAGAATACGTTCGTAAGTTAAGTATAATTTCAactaaagataaagaagaggtgccagaagaaaaagagaatccaCAGGTATTACAATATCATTCATAACacctttatattatttatttgtttacataGTTTCATTGTCATGTATTTAATAGGCTAAATACGCAAGTAATCAAAAATTTGGTTTATGTGAAGCATTGTTAGAAATAGGAGCTTGGGAAGTAACACAAGCTCTTTTTAGTCGATTACCGGAACATTGTTTTACAGATCAACGTCCTATTGCATTAGCCCTATGTAAAATGATTCAAGCTCTCATAGAGCCTGTTTATCGAAAGTAAGCTtcttagataattattttataatatttacagtttacaaaatttatattgaatttgaTAATTTGTCAGTCATGAtgcatttatctatatttcagATATTGCATAATATCACCTAAATTACAAGGTCGAAAAGTCCCtccattaaaaaattctcttgCACCAAAACCAATTTGTAGTTTAGAAGAAATACATGATCAATTATTACCCATGTTAATAGTTCTTGGTCCTAACTTACATCATGATCCGATTTTGTTATACAAAGTTATGAGATTATGTCATGCTGCTATCAAACAATGTCCATTAGATGCAAACAAGCAACCAGTTGACAAGAACAGTATTCTTTATTATGATGTATTAACAATACTTGATGTAGCCTTGTTACCCTCATTGTCTTTTATGGATTGTAATTGTTGTGTGGCAGAAGAATTatggaatattttaaaatactatCCATATCAAAATCGTTATTGTTTATATGCAAGATGGAAAAATGATACTCCTCTTCAACATGCAGCTCTTCTCAGAAAACGAGCAGATGCtcagaaaaagattaaatcaaTCATGAAAAGAGTTAGCAAAGAAACAATTAAACCTGTTGGAAGATCAATTGGTAAATTAACACATTCTTCTCCTGGGGTATTGTTTGATTATGTTCTTATACAGATTCAGTTGTACGATAATCTCataggtaaatatatataaatatatttacttttggTAAAATacagtattttttattttaatacgaattaaaaagagaacctttttttattacaaaatggGACATTTATAGGACCAGTTGTAGactcattaaaatatttgacgaACATTTCTTATGATGTACTTGGATATTGTCTTGTGGAAGCATTAGCTGGAGCTGATAGAGATAGATTTAAACATGATGGAACCAGTATATCTTTATGGTTACAATCTCTTGCATCATTTTGTGGagctatttttaaaaaatataatatagaactTACAGGTCTATTGCAATATGTAGCGAATCAACTTAAAGCACAAAAAAGGTagcataaatattttgtttaaatgaaGAAAGTTTTTAAGAAATACTTGTATTTGTATtaccaaattttttttacaaattaatattgcTTTCAGtttagatttattaatattaaaagaaatagtacAAAAGATGGCAGGCATCGAAGCTGCTGAAGAAATGACAGCAGATCAACTTGATGCCATGGCTGGAGgagatttattgaaaaatgaggtaatatatttgatcaaaaaaataataattttaaaattaatgaaatagtttttcatgttatttatatctttttaacgttatttcaGGCCGGATATTTTAGTCAGGTTCGTAACACAAAAAAATCATCACAGCGCCTCAAAGAGGCTCTTGCTGAACATGATCTAGCTGTAGCTCTTTGTCTATTAATGGCACAACAAAAACATTGTGTTGTGTACAGAGAAACAGATAAATCTCACCTCAAACTTGTTGGTATGTAATTATATCTTTGAGAATCTAGACATTTGCTATAAACAATAATAGTTAACAATATtgtgtttaaatattattatatataggaaAATTATACGACCAATGTCAAGATACATTGGTACAATTTGGTACTTTTCTGGGTTCTACAATGACAGTTGATGAATATGTAGAAAGATTACCATCTATACATTCTATGCTGCAGGACAATCACATACATGCAGATGTTGCATTTTTTCTTGCACGACCAATGTTTGCACATGCCATTAATGTAAGAAAatgttattgaatattttccttAACACGTTGACTCTCGATAATAAACGTTTAACagtgttaatattattaaatttaatgtttcgcttatatgattaataattgcaaataacataaaatatatatatatgtgcatctTCAGATCAAATATGATTTTCTCCGTAAAGCTGATCCAAATTACAAGAAAATGTCTAGTGCTATAAAACAAGCTAAATATGCAGAAGCTGCACAAGCTGTAATGGCACCAGTTGCTCAATCCGTTAGACCTTTACATCCATTAAAAGTATGGGAAGATATCTCACCACAATTTCTAGTTACATTTTGGTCATTGTCTATGTATGATCTATATGTTCCTGTCGAAAGttatcaaagagaaattaataaattaaagcaACTTGCTATTCAAGCTGCAGATTCCAAAGATATGGTTTGTATATGATATTCATTGTCTTACAGTGTTGTTTTATAGaaactaataattaatgatatcttCTTTGCTATATAGAATGCTAgcaagggaaaaaaggaacaagaaagatatactactttaatagaaaaactacaagatgaaagaagaaagcaagaaGAACATGTTGAGAAAGTATTTGCATATCTTAGGTAattgatagaataaaaaataataagtagaAATATGTTTAATCATGTTGAATTGATCAATTATTgatatacatagtatatatgcaccttattaatacataaattattttattagacaAGAGAAAGATTCCTGGTTTTTATCTCGAAGTGCAAAATCCgcaaaaaatgaaacaataacACAGTTTCTCCAATTATGTTTATTCCCTAGATGTACATTTACAACAGTAGATGCTATGTACTGTGCAAAATTTGTACACaccattcattcattaaagaCTGCAAATTTTTCAACGCTTCTTTGTTATGACAGGGTAAgtaaaattttagaaataaagtgttaatattactttaataaatgttacactcattttatctttccattttttctcaGCTTTTTTGTGATATAACATATTCAGTCACTTCATGTACAGAAAATGAAGCAAACCGTTATGGTAGATTTTTATGTGCTATGTTGGAGACAGTAATGAGGTGGCATTCTGAAAGGGCTATATTTGATAAGGTAATGTACTGTATGCATGACATTGTTTTATTTGTGacattatttctaaatattttttttttttcttttctctatagGAATGTAGTAATTATCCAGGATTCGTTACTAAATTTCGTGTGAGCAATCAATTTTCTGAAGCAAATGACATGGTTGGTTTTGAAAATTATAGGCATGTATGCCATAAATGGCATTACAAAATTACAAAggtatttgttataaatattaatcttcatttaaatttgatttgatgATTATCagttgttaatttttatatttttacaa encodes the following:
- the LOC124951403 gene encoding THO complex subunit 2 isoform X1, which translates into the protein MAGKVWNSEIWKTWDKHGKNDFLKLIKHLFKEGNAAEWRRGLYELISNGIHGNIKKDNVIATLSEVTNIDWAIPSAIVDIFTLIDAEVHTEDRNNFYYIVKESEKVLTDRIIKERLEIETLQDVGTLKNRSFQTKFIKVKTKLYYKQRKFNLFREESEGYSKLIVELNQERPESEVASTLEIVKSLIGYFNLDPNRVLDILLETFENRSEADAFFISLIRSYMSDQQVLCEVLGFKYSSTISATPFSLQKLTALMLQHSVIQLDDMLPWLVPDDETIIKEHEQAMKQAKEYVRKLSIISTKDKEEVPEEKENPQAKYASNQKFGLCEALLEIGAWEVTQALFSRLPEHCFTDQRPIALALCKMIQALIEPVYRKYCIISPKLQGRKVPPLKNSLAPKPICSLEEIHDQLLPMLIVLGPNLHHDPILLYKVMRLCHAAIKQCPLDANKQPVDKNSILYYDVLTILDVALLPSLSFMDCNCCVAEELWNILKYYPYQNRYCLYARWKNDTPLQHAALLRKRADAQKKIKSIMKRVSKETIKPVGRSIGKLTHSSPGVLFDYVLIQIQLYDNLIGPVVDSLKYLTNISYDVLGYCLVEALAGADRDRFKHDGTSISLWLQSLASFCGAIFKKYNIELTGLLQYVANQLKAQKSLDLLILKEIVQKMAGIEAAEEMTADQLDAMAGGDLLKNEAGYFSQVRNTKKSSQRLKEALAEHDLAVALCLLMAQQKHCVVYRETDKSHLKLVGKLYDQCQDTLVQFGTFLGSTMTVDEYVERLPSIHSMLQDNHIHADVAFFLARPMFAHAINIKYDFLRKADPNYKKMSSAIKQAKYAEAAQAVMAPVAQSVRPLHPLKVWEDISPQFLVTFWSLSMYDLYVPVESYQREINKLKQLAIQAADSKDMNASKGKKEQERYTTLIEKLQDERRKQEEHVEKVFAYLRQEKDSWFLSRSAKSAKNETITQFLQLCLFPRCTFTTVDAMYCAKFVHTIHSLKTANFSTLLCYDRLFCDITYSVTSCTENEANRYGRFLCAMLETVMRWHSERAIFDKECSNYPGFVTKFRVSNQFSEANDMVGFENYRHVCHKWHYKITKAIVVCLDSKDYVQIRNSLIILIKILPHFPVLSKLSQILERKVDKVKEEERGQRQDLHILATSYSGQLKARTPCMIRESDFHHVGDKAGKTQDASNTDTVDKVSNGITSKDISNGDTRTEKENKDQREKRNTMNQAHHSESSEKLRKKEENKDGADGKEKHTKKEESKEDDGIDKKDRKYYKEEHYYSGGVDNLDRDLSSVSNSSASSGPTPDGTDRVSDAKRRKLESIPKQEGRRTEGNLEKKERSSKTKIRDEQKELRREKKLGRKRDRAEESVVTIEQKRRKDDERAKGVHQNGDVAEHREKHHYSKEKSPYTKERTHEREGRENRDKHRRSSDPKRR
- the LOC124951403 gene encoding THO complex subunit 2 isoform X5, with product MAGKVWNSEIWKTWDKHGKNDFLKLIKHLFKEGNAAEWRRGLYELISNGIHGNIKKDNVIATLSEVTNIDWAIPSAIVDIFTLIDAEVHTEDRNNFYYIVKESEKVLTDRIIKERLEIETLQDVGTLKNRSFQTKFIKVKTKLYYKQRKFNLFREESEGYSKLIVELNQERPESEVASTLEIVKSLIGYFNLDPNRVLDILLETFENRSEADAFFISLIRSYMSDQQVLCEVLGFKYSSTISATPFSLQKLTALMLQHSVIQLDDMLPWLVPDDETIIKEHEQAMKQAKEYVRKLSIISTKDKEEVPEEKENPQAKYASNQKFGLCEALLEIGAWEVTQALFSRLPEHCFTDQRPIALALCKMIQALIEPVYRKYCIISPKLQGRKVPPLKNSLAPKPICSLEEIHDQLLPMLIVLGPNLHHDPILLYKVMRLCHAAIKQCPLDANKQPVDKNSILYYDVLTILDVALLPSLSFMDCNCCVAEELWNILKYYPYQNRYCLYARWKNDTPLQHAALLRKRADAQKKIKSIMKRVSKETIKPVGRSIGKLTHSSPGVLFDYVLIQIQLYDNLIGPVVDSLKYLTNISYDVLGYCLVEALAGADRDRFKHDGTSISLWLQSLASFCGAIFKKYNIELTGLLQYVANQLKAQKSLDLLILKEIVQKMAGIEAAEEMTADQLDAMAGGDLLKNEAGYFSQVRNTKKSSQRLKEALAEHDLAVALCLLMAQQKHCVVYRETDKSHLKLVGKLYDQCQDTLVQFGTFLGSTMTVDEYVERLPSIHSMLQDNHIHADVAFFLARPMFAHAINIKYDFLRKADPNYKKMSSAIKQAKYAEAAQAVMAPVAQSVRPLHPLKVWEDISPQFLVTFWSLSMYDLYVPVESYQREINKLKQLAIQAADSKDMNASKGKKEQERYTTLIEKLQDERRKQEEHVEKVFAYLRQEKDSWFLSRSAKSAKNETITQFLQLCLFPRCTFTTVDAMYCAKFVHTIHSLKTANFSTLLCYDRLFCDITYSVTSCTENEANRYGRFLCAMLETVMRWHSERAIFDKECSNYPGFVTKFRVSNQFSEANDMVGFENYRHVCHKWHYKITKAIVVCLDSKDYVQIRNSLIILIKILPHFPVLSKLSQILERKVDKVKEEERGQRQDLHILATSYSGQLKARTPCMIRESDFHHVGDKAGKTQDASNTDTVDKVSNGITSKDISNGDTRTEKENKDQREKRNTMNQAHHESSEKLRKKEENKDGADGKEKHTKKEESKEDDGIDKKDRKYYKEEHYYSGGVDNLDRDLSSVSNSSASSGPTPDGTDRDAKRRKLESIPKQEGRRTEGNLEKKERSSKTKIRDEQKELRREKKLGRKRDRAEESVVTIEQKRRKDDERAKGVHQNGDVAEHREKHHYSKEKSPYTKERTHEREGRENRDKHRRSSDPKRR
- the LOC124951403 gene encoding THO complex subunit 2 isoform X4; the encoded protein is MAGKVWNSEIWKTWDKHGKNDFLKLIKHLFKEGNAAEWRRGLYELISNGIHGNIKKDNVIATLSEVTNIDWAIPSAIVDIFTLIDAEVHTEDRNNFYYIVKESEKVLTDRIIKERLEIETLQDVGTLKNRSFQTKFIKVKTKLYYKQRKFNLFREESEGYSKLIVELNQERPESEVASTLEIVKSLIGYFNLDPNRVLDILLETFENRSEADAFFISLIRSYMSDQQVLCEVLGFKYSSTISATPFSLQKLTALMLQHSVIQLDDMLPWLVPDDETIIKEHEQAMKQAKEYVRKLSIISTKDKEEVPEEKENPQAKYASNQKFGLCEALLEIGAWEVTQALFSRLPEHCFTDQRPIALALCKMIQALIEPVYRKYCIISPKLQGRKVPPLKNSLAPKPICSLEEIHDQLLPMLIVLGPNLHHDPILLYKVMRLCHAAIKQCPLDANKQPVDKNSILYYDVLTILDVALLPSLSFMDCNCCVAEELWNILKYYPYQNRYCLYARWKNDTPLQHAALLRKRADAQKKIKSIMKRVSKETIKPVGRSIGKLTHSSPGVLFDYVLIQIQLYDNLIGPVVDSLKYLTNISYDVLGYCLVEALAGADRDRFKHDGTSISLWLQSLASFCGAIFKKYNIELTGLLQYVANQLKAQKSLDLLILKEIVQKMAGIEAAEEMTADQLDAMAGGDLLKNEAGYFSQVRNTKKSSQRLKEALAEHDLAVALCLLMAQQKHCVVYRETDKSHLKLVGKLYDQCQDTLVQFGTFLGSTMTVDEYVERLPSIHSMLQDNHIHADVAFFLARPMFAHAINIKYDFLRKADPNYKKMSSAIKQAKYAEAAQAVMAPVAQSVRPLHPLKVWEDISPQFLVTFWSLSMYDLYVPVESYQREINKLKQLAIQAADSKDMNASKGKKEQERYTTLIEKLQDERRKQEEHVEKVFAYLRQEKDSWFLSRSAKSAKNETITQFLQLCLFPRCTFTTVDAMYCAKFVHTIHSLKTANFSTLLCYDRLFCDITYSVTSCTENEANRYGRFLCAMLETVMRWHSERAIFDKECSNYPGFVTKFRVSNQFSEANDMVGFENYRHVCHKWHYKITKAIVVCLDSKDYVQIRNSLIILIKILPHFPVLSKLSQILERKVDKVKEEERGQRQDLHILATSYSGQLKARTPCMIRESDFHHVGDKAGKTQDASNTDTVDKVSNGITSKDISNGDTRTEKENKDQREKRNTMNQAHHSESSEKLRKKEENKDGADGKEKHTKKEESKEDDGIDKKDRKYYKEEHYYSGGVDNLDRDLSSVSNSSASSGPTPDGTDRDAKRRKLESIPKQEGRRTEGNLEKKERSSKTKIRDEQKELRREKKLGRKRDRAEESVVTIEQKRRKDDERAKGVHQNGDVAEHREKHHYSKEKSPYTKERTHEREGRENRDKHRRSSDPKRR
- the LOC124951403 gene encoding THO complex subunit 2 isoform X6, with protein sequence MAGKVWNSEIWKTWDKHGKNDFLKLIKHLFKEGNAAEWRRGLYELISNGIHGNIKKDNVIATLSEVTNIDWAIPSAIVDIFTLIDAEVHTEDRNNFYYIVKESEKVLTDRIIKERLEIETLQDVGTLKNRSFQTKFIKVKTKLYYKQRKFNLFREESEGYSKLIVELNQERPESEVASTLEIVKSLIGYFNLDPNRVLDILLETFENRSEADAFFISLIRSYMSDQQVLCEVLGFKYSSTISATPFSLQKLTALMLQHSVIQLDDMLPWLVPDDETIIKEHEQAMKQAKEYVRKLSIISTKDKEEVPEEKENPQAKYASNQKFGLCEALLEIGAWEVTQALFSRLPEHCFTDQRPIALALCKMIQALIEPVYRKYCIISPKLQGRKVPPLKNSLAPKPICSLEEIHDQLLPMLIVLGPNLHHDPILLYKVMRLCHAAIKQCPLDANKQPVDKNSILYYDVLTILDVALLPSLSFMDCNCCVAEELWNILKYYPYQNRYCLYARWKNDTPLQHAALLRKRADAQKKIKSIMKRVSKETIKPVGRSIGKLTHSSPGVLFDYVLIQIQLYDNLIGPVVDSLKYLTNISYDVLGYCLVEALAGADRDRFKHDGTSISLWLQSLASFCGAIFKKYNIELTGLLQYVANQLKAQKSLDLLILKEIVQKMAGIEAAEEMTADQLDAMAGGDLLKNEAGYFSQVRNTKKSSQRLKEALAEHDLAVALCLLMAQQKHCVVYRETDKSHLKLVGKLYDQCQDTLVQFGTFLGSTMTVDEYVERLPSIHSMLQDNHIHADVAFFLARPMFAHAINIKYDFLRKADPNYKKMSSAIKQAKYAEAAQAVMAPVAQSVRPLHPLKVWEDISPQFLVTFWSLSMYDLYVPVESYQREINKLKQLAIQAADSKDMNASKGKKEQERYTTLIEKLQDERRKQEEHVEKVFAYLRQEKDSWFLSRSAKSAKNETITQFLQLCLFPRCTFTTVDAMYCAKFVHTIHSLKTANFSTLLCYDRLFCDITYSVTSCTENEANRYGRFLCAMLETVMRWHSERAIFDKECSNYPGFVTKFRVSNQFSEANDMVGFENYRHVCHKWHYKITKAIVVCLDSKDYVQIRNSLIILIKILPHFPVLSKLSQILERKVDKVKEEERGQRQDLHILATSYSGQLKARTPCMIRESDFHHVGDKAGKTQDASNTDTVDKVSNGITSKDISNGDTRTEKENKDQREKRNTMNQAHHSESSEKLRKKEENKDGADGKEKHTKKEESKEDDGIDKKDRKYYKEEHYYSGGVDNLDRDLSSVSNSSASSGPTPDGTDRDAKRRKLESIPKEGRRTEGNLEKKERSSKTKIRDEQKELRREKKLGRKRDRAEESVVTIEQKRRKDDERAKGVHQNGDVAEHREKHHYSKEKSPYTKERTHEREGRENRDKHRRSSDPKRR
- the LOC124951403 gene encoding THO complex subunit 2 isoform X7 translates to MAGKVWNSEIWKTWDKHGKNDFLKLIKHLFKEGNAAEWRRGLYELISNGIHGNIKKDNVIATLSEVTNIDWAIPSAIVDIFTLIDAEVHTEDRNNFYYIVKESEKVLTDRIIKERLEIETLQDVGTLKNRSFQTKFIKVKTKLYYKQRKFNLFREESEGYSKLIVELNQERPESEVASTLEIVKSLIGYFNLDPNRVLDILLETFENRSEADAFFISLIRSYMSDQQVLCEVLGFKYSSTISATPFSLQKLTALMLQHSVIQLDDMLPWLVPDDETIIKEHEQAMKQAKEYVRKLSIISTKDKEEVPEEKENPQAKYASNQKFGLCEALLEIGAWEVTQALFSRLPEHCFTDQRPIALALCKMIQALIEPVYRKYCIISPKLQGRKVPPLKNSLAPKPICSLEEIHDQLLPMLIVLGPNLHHDPILLYKVMRLCHAAIKQCPLDANKQPVDKNSILYYDVLTILDVALLPSLSFMDCNCCVAEELWNILKYYPYQNRYCLYARWKNDTPLQHAALLRKRADAQKKIKSIMKRVSKETIKPVGRSIGKLTHSSPGVLFDYVLIQIQLYDNLIGPVVDSLKYLTNISYDVLGYCLVEALAGADRDRFKHDGTSISLWLQSLASFCGAIFKKYNIELTGLLQYVANQLKAQKSLDLLILKEIVQKMAGIEAAEEMTADQLDAMAGGDLLKNEAGYFSQVRNTKKSSQRLKEALAEHDLAVALCLLMAQQKHCVVYRETDKSHLKLVGKLYDQCQDTLVQFGTFLGSTMTVDEYVERLPSIHSMLQDNHIHADVAFFLARPMFAHAINIKYDFLRKADPNYKKMSSAIKQAKYAEAAQAVMAPVAQSVRPLHPLKVWEDISPQFLVTFWSLSMYDLYVPVESYQREINKLKQLAIQAADSKDMNASKGKKEQERYTTLIEKLQDERRKQEEHVEKVFAYLRQEKDSWFLSRSAKSAKNETITQFLQLCLFPRCTFTTVDAMYCAKFVHTIHSLKTANFSTLLCYDRLFCDITYSVTSCTENEANRYGRFLCAMLETVMRWHSERAIFDKECSNYPGFVTKFRVSNQFSEANDMVGFENYRHVCHKWHYKITKAIVVCLDSKDYVQIRNSLIILIKILPHFPVLSKLSQILERKVDKVKEEERGQRQDLHILATSYSGQLKARTPCMIRESDFHHVGDKAGKTQDASNTDTVDKVSNGITSKDISNGDTRTEKENKDQREKRNTMNQAHHESSEKLRKKEENKDGADGKEKHTKKEESKEDDGIDKKDRKYYKEEHYYSGGVDNLDRDLSSVSNSSASSGPTPDGTDRDAKRRKLESIPKEGRRTEGNLEKKERSSKTKIRDEQKELRREKKLGRKRDRAEESVVTIEQKRRKDDERAKGVHQNGDVAEHREKHHYSKEKSPYTKERTHEREGRENRDKHRRSSDPKRR